The Vibrio diazotrophicus DNA window ACATCTAAAAATTTTGCTGTTGAATTGACATAAAAATCGTCAAACATACAGAACGATTCATCTTTCTGTACTTTACCTTGGAACTCTTGAAGATCTTGTGCTTGAACTAGAAGGCGTGGACGCTCCACACTTAAGTTATCCAAAAATGATAAATCAAAGTCTCGCTTCTGTACTTTAATTGGCAGTAAATCGACTAAATTACCTGCTGAAGTATCATTCTCCAGCTTGATTTTTTTAATTGCATCAAGAGATTTTTGGTTTTGCATAATGTTCTACTTTGTTGAAATCAGCAAATGACACACCGTTAGTTCTTCCTGATTTAAACGACGCTACGTATTGCATAATAGAAAGAGATAAAGCGAGCACATGCTCGCCTACTACTAATTTAGCGCTACAGGTTCGTTACATGCTCCACAGCATCACGCACCAGTTTCCCTAATTCTTCCCATAAGCCTTCATCAATAAGCTTAGTTGGAACCATCCAGGTTCCACCGCAGGCTAATACCGATGGAATAGACAAATATTCATCAACATTATTTAAACTTACACCACCAGTTGGCATAAACTTAACTGGATATACCGCTGTTAATGCTTTTAACATTCCCACTCCACCAGAGGGTTCAGCAGGGAAAAACTTTAGCGTACGAAGACCCATTTCCATTGCCTGCTCCACTAAGCTTGGATTATTAACCCCAGGAACAATTGGAATGTTCTTCTCAAAGCAATATTGAACTGTTCTTGGGTTAAAACCAGGGCTAACAATAAAATCGACACCAGCATCAATAGAAGCATCAACTTGCTCATTCGTTATGACGGTACCCGCTCCAATAAGCATATCTGGAAACTCTTTGCGCATAATGCGAATAGCTTCGATAGCGCAGCTAGTACGAAGTGTAATTTCAGCACAATGCATGCCGTTTTCCATCAAAGCTCTGCCTAGAGGAATCGCATCTTCAGCCCTATTAATTGCAATAACAGGGATTACTTTTAATTCGGCGAGTTGTTCATCAAGCGTTTTCATAAATACAATCTCATAAAATTTGGTTGTTTACTCTGGCGTTAAACTAAGCCGCCAGAGTGATTGGAAAGCATTAATCTGTGAATAAAGGCATTGCACTTTGAGGAATAATGGCACCTTTGTGCTGTATCACCGCACCTGCCATACAGTGGCCAGCATGTGCAGCTTCGCAAGCACTTCCACCAACTAACCTCTTAGCTAAGAAGCCAGCACTGAATGAGTCTCCGGCGGCTGTCGTATCGACCACTTTATCGATCTTATTCGGAGCTACGTGTTGAATGTCACTTTCAGATACAACAACGCATTCTTCACTGCCGCGCTTAATAATGATTTCGCTAA harbors:
- a CDS encoding bifunctional 4-hydroxy-2-oxoglutarate aldolase/2-dehydro-3-deoxy-phosphogluconate aldolase; its protein translation is MKTLDEQLAELKVIPVIAINRAEDAIPLGRALMENGMHCAEITLRTSCAIEAIRIMRKEFPDMLIGAGTVITNEQVDASIDAGVDFIVSPGFNPRTVQYCFEKNIPIVPGVNNPSLVEQAMEMGLRTLKFFPAEPSGGVGMLKALTAVYPVKFMPTGGVSLNNVDEYLSIPSVLACGGTWMVPTKLIDEGLWEELGKLVRDAVEHVTNL